A window of Candidatus Methylomirabilota bacterium contains these coding sequences:
- a CDS encoding biotin-dependent carboxyltransferase family protein — protein MYRHYFYRVIRSDSYELSRRSTKANGVDTFEIIRPGLLTTVQDLGRIGYQKYSVPTSGAMDRTALRAANLLLDNEEGFAGLEATAAGPTLRALLDLVVAVVGADMQPLVDGKPVECGTAIDIRGGQILELQRARRGLRAYLAVAGGIDVPIMLGSRSTCLPAAFGGFQGRALREGDRLPIGRVWRQPMALRGRRLPPGWLEPIGDVLTVRVVLGLQADHFTPEGIRAFLSGSYRLTQQMDRMGARLQGAPIAHRSGADIISDSTPLGAVQVAADGQPMILLADRQTTGGYTKIAVVIQEDIFRLGQATPGQVIRFCQISAPEAYAALRAHERRFDALRRTWQSLPDKRDSYRLRLGTGSYCVGVEGGRGTYRVSLEGVERKSEDAEE, from the coding sequence ATGTACCGACACTACTTCTACCGGGTGATAAGGTCCGATTCGTACGAATTGAGCCGCAGGAGTACGAAAGCGAACGGTGTGGACACCTTTGAGATTATCAGGCCAGGGTTGCTGACCACCGTTCAAGACCTCGGACGGATCGGGTATCAGAAATACAGCGTGCCGACTTCCGGCGCCATGGATCGGACCGCGCTGCGGGCCGCCAACCTCCTGCTTGATAACGAGGAAGGATTTGCGGGGTTAGAGGCGACGGCGGCGGGGCCGACGCTCCGTGCACTCCTCGACTTGGTCGTAGCGGTCGTTGGGGCGGATATGCAACCGCTCGTCGACGGGAAGCCGGTTGAATGCGGGACAGCCATCGACATCCGGGGCGGTCAGATCCTTGAACTCCAGCGCGCCCGACGAGGGCTGCGCGCCTACCTGGCTGTTGCCGGAGGGATCGATGTGCCGATCATGCTCGGGAGCCGCTCCACCTGTCTCCCTGCCGCATTTGGCGGTTTTCAAGGCCGGGCCTTGCGTGAGGGCGATCGTCTGCCGATCGGCCGGGTCTGGCGACAGCCCATGGCGCTCAGGGGACGCCGACTGCCACCGGGATGGTTGGAGCCGATAGGTGATGTCCTTACGGTGCGTGTGGTCCTTGGGTTGCAAGCGGACCACTTTACCCCCGAAGGAATTCGCGCGTTCTTGAGCGGATCGTACCGTCTTACACAACAGATGGATCGGATGGGCGCCAGGCTCCAGGGAGCGCCGATCGCCCACCGATCGGGCGCGGATATCATCTCCGACTCGACTCCGCTGGGGGCGGTGCAGGTGGCGGCTGACGGCCAGCCGATGATCTTATTGGCTGACCGCCAGACGACGGGCGGCTACACAAAGATTGCGGTTGTCATACAAGAAGACATCTTTCGATTGGGCCAGGCCACGCCAGGGCAGGTTATCCGATTTTGTCAGATCTCCGCGCCGGAGGCATACGCTGCCCTGCGCGCCCATGAGCGAAGATTTGACGCATTGCGGCGAACATGGCAGAGTCTACCGGACAAGCGGGATAGTTACCGATTACGCCTTGGGACCGGATCGTATTGCGTCGGTGTGGAAGGAGGGAGGGGAACCTACCGGGTGAGTCTTGAGGGGGTGGAGAGGAAATCCGAGGATGCTGAAGAGTAA
- the pxpB gene encoding 5-oxoprolinase subunit PxpB, producing MAIPPARRPLRSGFESDWRWRGSRPCRWRRSLSVRFLDGGESCLVVELGNEIDLAVNRQVRALGLTLEQARVKGVLEAVPTYRSLAIYYDPLVVSRDALKRQVGLLYGSLGDHVDQPSKMIEVPTVYGGEYGPDLEFVARHSSLSQDEVIRFHSESLYHVYMLGFMAGFPYLGDLSERLAVPRLSTPRLKVRAGSVGIGGRQTGVYPVESPGGWRIIGRTPVRLFDPSADVPTLLLPGDKVRFVRIEPQEYESERCGHL from the coding sequence ATGGCGATACCCCCGGCGCGCCGGCCATTGCGAAGCGGCTTCGAGAGCGACTGGCGCTGGCGGGGGTCAAGACCATGCCGCTGGAGGAGATCCTTGTCGGTCAGGTTTCTTGACGGCGGAGAGAGCTGTCTGGTAGTAGAGTTGGGCAACGAGATCGATCTCGCCGTGAACCGGCAAGTCCGGGCGTTGGGCCTGACTTTGGAACAGGCGCGGGTGAAAGGCGTGCTGGAAGCTGTGCCCACCTATCGATCGCTCGCGATCTACTACGACCCGCTCGTAGTCAGCCGTGACGCCTTAAAGCGGCAGGTCGGCCTGCTGTACGGTTCATTAGGAGACCACGTTGATCAGCCGTCAAAGATGATAGAAGTCCCGACCGTCTATGGTGGTGAATACGGCCCCGACCTCGAGTTCGTCGCTCGCCACAGTAGTCTTTCACAGGACGAGGTGATTCGTTTTCATTCGGAGTCGCTCTATCATGTCTACATGCTGGGTTTTATGGCGGGGTTCCCCTACCTTGGTGACCTCTCGGAACGGCTCGCGGTCCCCCGGCTGTCCACGCCTCGCCTCAAGGTGCGGGCCGGCTCCGTCGGGATCGGTGGGAGGCAGACGGGTGTCTATCCCGTTGAGAGCCCGGGGGGCTGGCGAATCATAGGCCGGACACCGGTGCGTCTCTTCGACCCGTCCGCCGATGTACCGACACTACTTCTACCGGGTGATAAGGTCCGATTCGTACGAATTGAGCCGCAGGAGTACGAAAGCGAACGGTGTGGACACCTTTGA
- a CDS encoding 5-oxoprolinase subunit PxpA yields the protein MTAKRIDLNSDVGESFGAWTIGSDEALMPYLTSASIACGWHGGDPQVMRRTVKLARTHGVRVGAHPGYPDLLGFGRRPMQLSPKEARDYLLYQIGALYAFAKAEGMRLQHVKPHGALYHMAANDRLLSKAVTGAITDVDPNLILVGPPGSELVGAGREAGLRVAVEGFGDRAYNEDGSLVSRSAPGALLTDSDAVADQVLLMVEGKVRAVTGRMISCSVDTVCLHGDTPGAPAIAKRLRERLALAGVKTMPLEEILVGQVS from the coding sequence ATGACCGCGAAGCGGATTGATCTGAACAGTGATGTCGGGGAGAGCTTCGGCGCTTGGACGATAGGGAGCGACGAGGCGCTGATGCCGTATCTCACCTCGGCGAGCATTGCCTGCGGATGGCATGGCGGGGATCCACAAGTGATGCGACGAACCGTCAAGCTGGCGAGGACGCACGGTGTCAGGGTGGGAGCGCACCCGGGCTACCCGGATTTATTGGGCTTCGGTCGCCGGCCGATGCAGCTTTCGCCGAAGGAAGCGAGGGACTATCTCCTCTACCAGATCGGGGCGCTTTACGCCTTTGCAAAGGCTGAAGGGATGCGACTTCAACATGTCAAACCCCATGGGGCACTCTATCATATGGCCGCCAATGATCGGCTGCTGTCCAAGGCAGTTACAGGGGCGATCACCGACGTTGACCCCAACCTGATTCTGGTGGGGCCGCCCGGATCTGAGCTTGTGGGGGCCGGGCGGGAGGCGGGCCTGAGGGTGGCGGTGGAGGGGTTCGGCGATCGCGCCTACAACGAAGACGGAAGCCTGGTTTCCCGCTCGGCGCCCGGCGCACTCCTCACCGATTCCGATGCGGTGGCCGATCAGGTACTGTTGATGGTGGAAGGAAAGGTACGGGCCGTCACCGGTCGGATGATCTCCTGTTCGGTGGATACCGTCTGCCTGCATGGCGATACCCCCGGCGCGCCGGCCATTGCGAAGCGGCTTCGAGAGCGACTGGCGCTGGCGGGGGTCAAGACCATGCCGCTGGAGGAGATCCTTGTCGGTCAGGTTTCTTGA